A stretch of Paenibacillus mucilaginosus 3016 DNA encodes these proteins:
- a CDS encoding pectinesterase family protein translates to MSKRHAYQRSGSMKSVMLLGLSVLLGLSGLPYGSGVRTASAAEAEVAAVLPLDRPAGLMAVEGSGSVTLSWTGVPGAAVYHVKRSLVNGGPYETVAGGLTSFSYTDSTVDNGTVYYYVVTASEADGTGESMISRQVKARPFAAAAGAPAKPAGLSAEAADGSVTLTWDPVPGAAGYTVQRAAAGSGSYETVVEGLTAAVHKDTAVVNGTAYDYRVLAVNTSGDSAPSDELTAVPARVITVAQDGSGDYATVQEAVYAIPAGNTARTVVYIEPGVYRERVTVASPLVSLVGAGRDLTKIVYNLSNATSPGSALNGATLSVTGNGFSASNLTVENDAPVSEGQALAVLVNADQSVFENVKLAGYQDTLYTGIPAASPRIGRHYFRNSVILGRTDFIYGPATAAVFDHVDAVSINAGDSGGYVTAAATKRAEEPGLVFLDSRLLKDSTAAGLHYLGRPWQDYPNVRYINTWMDEHIHPEGWTTMQVPPSYFGEYRSQGAGANPSTRLMSHQMSAEEANGFTIPRMFGGWDPSRRTVLPKAMPQVTAVTAPAQPDGQNDTFTKPVVVSLPVSHNESGAFGVQYRVNGGEWTSYAAEFEVGTKGENTVDYRLLDESGTAGTLRTLSLRVDPDAPLRVPAFPGAEGGAMYATGGRGQSVYEVTTLADYNPAAKEPEAPIPGSLRDAVSQGNRTIVFRVSGTIQLKSELKISNNNLTIAGQTAPGGGIAISGYPVTIGGDNLIVRYLRFRAGVNQLGDTANVGGDNIIIDHCSFSWSSDETLSLKEHRNITVQWSLVSNSLNQSIHSKGSHGYGGIWGGTNVTYHHNLIVNHSSRNPRFDRQVDPDNFPTKIDYRNNVIYNWGGNSAYGGEQATGINMINNYYKPGPSTFDNVKTRIVNPSSQMAGAWFIEGNIIEGYPEHSADNWKQSVVPDFGMDALTRLTKPAVVPDAADPIGGPVATDSAETAYRKVLEQVGAVLPMRDSLDARIVTDIRKGTGKIVNTIASDGGLPVLAEAAAPADSDHDGMPDAWETAHGLNEGDASDANGDHTGDGFTNLEKYMNELAAASRPLNPEVEITNLAMHAQFLTGEDIVIEAGASDADGSVAKVEFYDGDRLLGEDAEAPYSFTWKQAAEGQHYVYAKAVDAGGTMTLSSAAIIHVNGPANAAPWISQDIGSTAIPGSASVSDAGIKVKGSGEIGAGGRDSLHFAYQPVQGNFEFTAQTAFASEIDNQLKVGLMVRESLDPASPAVMLALSMDPTYHGSHALFLQRGAQGGGYEKQIVDGEQISAPYWFRLVREGGTVTGYVSQDGLNWGRIGSAAVPWAGEVYAGLAVDAAKSTSSSDYLAAALFTDVSFHRAPAFTLENPSAETVTVPKYAVHGTMTDAGRLTVQNNGASVSEPAELQAGEAFSVQVPLTEGENVITVSASTVEGDGGMVNTRTITVTYNKLPTVIALEAPLPDVVLSPAYVLRARVNKDAAVTLLLNGTAVAEGKQVTQDTPFDVPLTLREGVNEITVSAVDLYGIGTTDTYTLTYQKDWGKGLFSVSQMTVTDLNGRPLRDWKQPQDAYVEASFHNNSAVEQSGVMVIGLYDKKDRLVRYVLMEQTVPGEATRTFRAVMSLPKRQDGDHLKAFVWKDLSGKQPVSNIRTAREEERK, encoded by the coding sequence ATGAGCAAACGGCATGCATATCAAAGAAGCGGATCGATGAAAAGCGTTATGCTGCTCGGACTATCCGTTCTGCTGGGCTTGAGCGGGCTGCCTTACGGGTCCGGTGTCCGCACCGCTTCGGCAGCTGAAGCGGAGGTCGCTGCGGTCTTGCCGCTCGACCGGCCGGCCGGGCTGATGGCGGTGGAAGGCAGCGGATCCGTGACCCTGTCGTGGACCGGAGTGCCCGGGGCCGCAGTCTATCACGTCAAGCGGTCTCTGGTGAACGGCGGTCCTTACGAAACCGTTGCCGGGGGGCTGACGTCCTTCTCCTACACGGACAGCACGGTGGATAACGGGACGGTCTATTACTACGTCGTCACCGCTTCGGAGGCGGACGGCACGGGGGAGAGCATGATCTCCCGGCAGGTGAAGGCCCGGCCTTTCGCCGCCGCGGCAGGTGCTCCAGCCAAGCCTGCCGGGCTGTCGGCCGAGGCTGCCGACGGCAGTGTCACCCTGACCTGGGATCCGGTACCTGGAGCAGCCGGCTACACCGTCCAGCGCGCTGCCGCAGGCAGCGGGTCGTATGAGACGGTGGTCGAAGGACTGACCGCCGCGGTACACAAGGACACGGCGGTCGTGAACGGTACCGCCTACGACTACCGGGTCCTTGCGGTCAATACGAGCGGTGACAGCGCGCCGAGTGACGAACTGACGGCCGTACCGGCACGTGTCATCACCGTTGCCCAGGACGGTTCCGGTGATTATGCAACCGTCCAGGAGGCGGTCTACGCCATTCCGGCGGGGAACACGGCCCGTACGGTCGTGTACATCGAGCCCGGCGTCTACCGGGAGCGCGTGACGGTCGCTTCGCCGCTCGTCAGCCTCGTCGGCGCAGGACGTGATCTGACGAAGATCGTTTACAACCTTTCGAACGCGACTTCGCCGGGTTCCGCTTTGAACGGCGCCACGCTCTCGGTGACCGGGAACGGCTTCAGCGCGTCGAACCTGACCGTTGAGAACGACGCTCCCGTGTCCGAAGGCCAGGCCCTGGCGGTGCTGGTGAATGCGGACCAGTCCGTCTTCGAGAACGTGAAGCTGGCGGGCTACCAGGATACGCTGTATACGGGGATTCCCGCGGCAAGCCCGAGAATCGGCCGGCATTACTTCCGCAACAGCGTCATTCTGGGAAGGACGGATTTCATCTACGGCCCGGCCACGGCCGCCGTGTTCGACCACGTCGACGCGGTCAGCATCAACGCGGGGGATTCGGGCGGCTACGTCACGGCCGCCGCTACGAAGCGGGCGGAAGAACCGGGCCTCGTGTTCCTCGACTCCCGCCTGCTGAAGGACAGTACCGCCGCCGGGCTGCACTATCTCGGCCGCCCATGGCAGGATTATCCCAATGTGCGCTATATCAACACCTGGATGGACGAGCATATCCACCCGGAGGGCTGGACGACAATGCAGGTTCCGCCGTCCTACTTCGGAGAGTACCGCAGCCAGGGGGCCGGCGCGAACCCATCCACCCGGCTGATGTCCCACCAGATGTCGGCGGAAGAGGCGAACGGGTTCACCATCCCCCGGATGTTCGGCGGCTGGGATCCGTCGCGCCGGACCGTTCTGCCGAAGGCCATGCCGCAGGTGACGGCGGTCACCGCACCCGCCCAGCCGGACGGACAGAACGACACGTTCACGAAGCCGGTGGTCGTCTCGCTTCCCGTCTCCCATAACGAATCGGGAGCGTTCGGGGTACAGTACCGCGTGAACGGAGGGGAATGGACCTCCTATGCGGCTGAATTTGAAGTAGGGACGAAGGGCGAGAACACGGTGGACTACCGGCTGCTTGACGAGAGCGGCACCGCCGGAACGCTGCGGACGCTGAGTCTGCGGGTCGATCCCGACGCCCCGCTGCGGGTTCCCGCGTTCCCCGGCGCAGAAGGCGGCGCGATGTATGCGACCGGCGGCAGGGGACAGTCGGTCTATGAAGTGACGACGCTGGCGGATTACAATCCGGCCGCCAAGGAGCCGGAAGCGCCGATTCCCGGTTCCTTGCGGGATGCGGTCAGCCAAGGCAACCGAACGATTGTTTTCCGGGTATCCGGCACGATCCAGCTCAAGAGTGAACTGAAAATCTCCAACAACAATCTGACGATAGCCGGCCAAACGGCGCCGGGCGGCGGCATCGCGATCAGCGGTTATCCGGTGACGATCGGGGGAGACAATCTCATCGTCCGGTACCTCCGCTTCCGGGCGGGCGTGAACCAGCTCGGCGATACGGCCAATGTGGGCGGCGACAACATCATCATCGACCACTGCTCCTTCAGCTGGAGCTCGGACGAGACGCTGTCGCTCAAGGAGCACCGCAACATCACCGTGCAGTGGAGCCTGGTGAGCAACTCGCTGAACCAGTCGATCCACAGCAAGGGCTCCCACGGCTACGGCGGTATCTGGGGAGGCACGAATGTCACGTATCATCACAATCTTATTGTGAACCATTCGAGCCGCAATCCCCGGTTTGACCGACAGGTCGATCCCGACAACTTTCCGACCAAGATCGATTACCGCAACAATGTGATCTACAACTGGGGAGGCAATTCCGCTTACGGCGGAGAACAAGCAACAGGCATCAACATGATCAACAACTATTACAAACCGGGACCAAGCACCTTTGACAACGTAAAAACGCGAATTGTCAATCCCAGCAGCCAGATGGCCGGCGCCTGGTTTATCGAGGGCAACATCATCGAAGGGTATCCGGAGCACTCCGCCGACAACTGGAAGCAGTCCGTCGTACCGGACTTCGGCATGGACGCCCTGACGCGGCTGACGAAGCCGGCGGTTGTTCCGGACGCGGCCGACCCGATCGGCGGTCCTGTGGCGACAGACAGCGCCGAGACCGCATACCGGAAGGTGCTCGAGCAGGTGGGCGCCGTGCTGCCCATGCGGGACTCCCTGGATGCCCGCATTGTGACCGATATCAGGAAGGGCACCGGCAAGATTGTCAATACGATCGCCAGCGACGGGGGACTCCCGGTACTGGCGGAGGCCGCTGCTCCGGCGGACAGCGATCATGACGGCATGCCGGACGCCTGGGAGACGGCGCACGGACTGAATGAGGGCGATGCTTCCGATGCGAACGGGGACCACACCGGAGACGGCTTCACGAACCTCGAGAAGTACATGAATGAACTTGCGGCGGCATCCCGTCCTCTGAATCCCGAGGTGGAGATCACCAATCTGGCGATGCATGCCCAGTTCTTGACAGGCGAAGACATCGTGATCGAAGCCGGGGCCTCCGATGCGGACGGTTCGGTCGCCAAGGTCGAGTTCTACGACGGTGACCGGCTCCTCGGCGAGGATGCCGAAGCTCCGTATTCCTTCACGTGGAAGCAGGCGGCCGAGGGACAGCATTATGTATATGCCAAAGCTGTGGATGCCGGCGGCACCATGACCTTATCCTCCGCGGCCATCATCCATGTGAACGGACCCGCGAATGCGGCGCCATGGATCTCTCAGGATATCGGTTCAACCGCGATTCCGGGTTCGGCAAGCGTGAGCGACGCGGGGATCAAGGTTAAAGGGTCCGGGGAGATCGGGGCGGGCGGCCGGGATTCGCTGCACTTCGCCTACCAGCCGGTGCAGGGGAATTTTGAGTTTACGGCCCAAACCGCCTTTGCTTCGGAGATCGACAATCAGCTCAAGGTGGGCCTCATGGTACGCGAGAGCCTCGATCCGGCTTCGCCTGCGGTCATGCTGGCGCTGAGTATGGATCCTACCTACCACGGCAGCCATGCCCTCTTCCTGCAGCGCGGGGCGCAGGGCGGAGGTTATGAGAAGCAGATCGTGGACGGGGAACAGATCAGCGCGCCTTACTGGTTCAGGCTGGTGAGGGAGGGCGGCACTGTGACCGGTTACGTCTCCCAGGACGGGCTGAACTGGGGCCGCATCGGATCGGCGGCGGTACCGTGGGCCGGAGAAGTCTACGCGGGCCTGGCGGTCGATGCGGCCAAATCGACAAGCAGCTCCGACTATCTGGCGGCCGCCTTGTTCACGGACGTGAGCTTCCACCGGGCACCGGCCTTCACGCTGGAGAATCCGTCTGCGGAAACCGTGACGGTTCCGAAGTATGCCGTACATGGAACGATGACGGACGCCGGGCGGTTGACCGTGCAGAATAACGGGGCATCCGTATCGGAGCCGGCCGAGCTGCAGGCGGGGGAAGCCTTCTCAGTTCAGGTTCCCCTGACGGAAGGCGAGAATGTGATTACGGTCTCCGCTTCCACAGTGGAAGGAGATGGCGGAATGGTCAACACCCGGACGATCACCGTAACGTACAACAAGCTCCCTACGGTCATTGCACTTGAGGCACCGCTTCCTGACGTTGTTCTCTCACCAGCCTATGTGCTGAGGGCGAGAGTCAACAAGGATGCGGCGGTCACGCTGCTCCTGAACGGCACGGCGGTGGCGGAAGGGAAGCAGGTCACACAGGATACTCCGTTCGACGTACCGCTTACCCTGCGGGAAGGGGTCAATGAGATCACGGTGTCGGCCGTCGACCTCTACGGCATCGGCACCACGGATACGTACACCCTCACGTATCAAAAAGATTGGGGCAAAGGCTTATTTTCCGTAAGCCAAATGACGGTTACGGATTTGAACGGACGCCCGCTTCGGGATTGGAAGCAACCGCAGGACGCTTATGTGGAAGCGAGCTTCCATAACAACTCCGCCGTGGAGCAAAGCGGTGTCATGGTCATTGGTCTCTATGATAAAAAGGACCGGCTCGTCCGTTATGTCCTGATGGAGCAGACGGTACCCGGAGAAGCGACCAGAACCTTCCGGGCAGTGATGAGTCTGCCGAAGCGCCAGGACGGGGATCACTTGAAGGCTTTCGTATGGAAGGACTTGAGCGGCAAGCAGCCCGTCTCGAATATCCGCACGGCGCGGGAGGAGGAACGCAAGTGA
- a CDS encoding aspartate/glutamate racemase family protein, whose product MERVIAAIYTGQGLAERLQPLFKEELGDCRIVSILDDSLIGEVIRSGGVTPGVTRRLVQYYRHAEDLGADLIFNTCSSVGETADWARPMFRTPIVKIDDAMAREAAGQYNRIGVVATLPTTLAPTRQLLLREAERQQRTDVQVVDALAQGAYQALTSGRPEEHDRLILEAALSAAGTVDVLVLAQGSMARMEDRLRAETGLPVLSSPRFGVRALKEELAKLRAAGRQETTEKIG is encoded by the coding sequence ATGGAAAGGGTTATTGCGGCCATCTATACCGGACAGGGCTTGGCGGAACGCCTGCAGCCGCTGTTCAAGGAAGAGCTGGGGGACTGCCGGATCGTCAGCATCCTCGACGACAGCCTGATCGGGGAAGTAATCCGTTCGGGCGGCGTTACGCCCGGAGTCACGCGCAGGCTTGTCCAGTACTACCGGCATGCCGAAGATCTGGGCGCCGATCTGATTTTCAATACGTGCTCCTCGGTTGGGGAGACGGCGGACTGGGCGCGGCCGATGTTCCGGACGCCGATCGTGAAGATCGATGACGCCATGGCCCGCGAAGCCGCCGGACAGTATAACCGCATCGGGGTGGTGGCCACGCTGCCCACGACGCTGGCGCCGACCCGGCAGCTCCTGCTCCGCGAGGCGGAGCGGCAGCAGCGGACGGATGTACAGGTGGTGGATGCGCTGGCGCAGGGCGCTTACCAGGCGCTGACGTCCGGCCGGCCGGAGGAGCACGACCGCCTCATTCTCGAAGCCGCCCTGTCGGCGGCCGGCACGGTGGATGTGCTCGTGCTGGCCCAAGGGTCGATGGCGAGGATGGAAGACCGGCTTCGGGCGGAGACCGGCCTGCCGGTGCTGTCGAGCCCGAGGTTCGGGGTCCGCGCGCTGAAGGAAGAGCTGGCGAAGCTCCGTGCAGCCGGGCGCCAGGAGACCACGGAAAAGATAGGATAG
- a CDS encoding alpha/beta hydrolase family protein, with amino-acid sequence MYDKLEKGQIAHFDVKSQLPRWIYESAMQAARKGEQAREAITDPAGVERRQQEIRDGIERCLGGMPVSDTPLNPVVTGTTTGKGFRVEKVIFEPRPQVYATANLYLPDDASGEAPRGAVLVLCGHREQAKHCDEYQSVCHYLVQTGLIVLSLDPIGQGERFGFYDPQAGEAPMTSVTEHENVGRQCLPLGDSFARYMLHDAVRAVDYLAGRPEVDPARIGVTGHSGGGTQTALLMMYDRRIAAAAPGGFIMNRPHFLLTGKAQDAEQKWPGFSAHGLDHEDIVLAMAPRPVLVLATTYDSVPIEGPRHTVAVNRRFYEMYGASAKLGLFEDVNVHKFTVPLARAAARFFAEHLLGRTAEPPETVELLPAEALLCTRSGQVIGELSGARNVHAENAERLAGLEAQRLALPAPVRKQQALAWLGERVHAGRKPCDLNPRISGAGEIGSMWALRTVWWSQPGLLGHALQFFEAASAERRLPVTIAVWDGGTARLEEHAKWIEETSASGRIAMVLNPTGIGALLPHLNHPEEKPFKRFGLMDKFTDELMWLGDSMAALRVYDVLRAVELAAGLSNVDMTDIRLYGSGRYGIYALLAALLDPRIRSVQTVNRMDSLAGWIREPFYDETDSLSFILPGMLRHFDLPDAEAWLREEGRLGEAAAEVTGQRGAGHPAAG; translated from the coding sequence TTGTACGACAAGCTGGAGAAGGGGCAGATCGCCCATTTTGACGTCAAAAGCCAGCTGCCGAGGTGGATCTACGAATCCGCCATGCAGGCGGCAAGGAAAGGGGAACAGGCTCGGGAGGCCATCACCGACCCCGCCGGTGTGGAGCGCCGGCAGCAGGAGATCCGGGATGGAATCGAGCGCTGCCTGGGCGGCATGCCCGTTTCGGATACGCCCCTGAATCCGGTGGTGACAGGTACCACGACAGGTAAGGGGTTCCGGGTCGAGAAGGTGATCTTCGAACCACGCCCGCAGGTGTATGCAACGGCGAATTTGTATCTGCCGGACGATGCATCCGGGGAGGCGCCCCGCGGAGCCGTACTGGTGCTCTGCGGGCACCGCGAGCAGGCGAAGCACTGCGACGAATACCAGAGCGTATGCCACTATCTCGTACAGACTGGGCTTATCGTTCTCTCGCTCGATCCGATCGGGCAGGGCGAACGCTTCGGCTTCTATGATCCGCAGGCCGGAGAGGCTCCGATGACGAGCGTGACGGAGCATGAGAATGTCGGCCGGCAGTGCCTGCCGCTCGGGGACAGCTTCGCGCGCTACATGCTGCATGACGCCGTCCGGGCGGTCGATTATCTGGCGGGCCGTCCGGAAGTCGACCCGGCGCGGATCGGCGTGACCGGCCACTCGGGCGGAGGCACCCAGACCGCTCTCCTCATGATGTACGACCGGCGGATCGCCGCTGCAGCGCCTGGCGGGTTCATCATGAACCGGCCGCACTTCCTTCTGACGGGCAAAGCGCAGGATGCGGAGCAGAAGTGGCCCGGCTTCTCCGCGCACGGGCTGGATCACGAGGACATCGTGCTGGCTATGGCCCCCCGCCCGGTGCTCGTGCTCGCCACCACGTATGACTCGGTGCCGATTGAAGGCCCGCGCCATACGGTGGCCGTCAACCGCCGGTTCTATGAGATGTACGGAGCGTCCGCGAAGCTGGGCCTCTTCGAGGACGTGAACGTACACAAGTTCACGGTCCCGCTGGCCCGAGCGGCTGCCCGCTTCTTCGCCGAGCACCTGCTCGGCCGCACGGCGGAGCCTCCTGAGACCGTGGAGCTTCTGCCGGCCGAAGCGCTGCTCTGCACGCGCAGCGGGCAGGTGATCGGCGAGCTGTCAGGCGCGAGGAACGTGCATGCGGAGAATGCAGAGCGGCTGGCCGGTCTGGAAGCGCAGCGGCTGGCTCTTCCCGCCCCGGTGCGCAAGCAGCAGGCGCTTGCCTGGCTGGGGGAGCGCGTTCATGCCGGGCGCAAGCCCTGCGATCTCAACCCGCGCATATCGGGAGCGGGTGAGATCGGGTCCATGTGGGCGCTGCGCACGGTCTGGTGGAGCCAGCCCGGCCTGCTCGGGCATGCGCTGCAGTTCTTCGAAGCGGCTTCAGCGGAGCGCAGGCTGCCGGTCACGATCGCGGTGTGGGACGGCGGCACAGCCCGCCTCGAGGAGCACGCGAAGTGGATCGAAGAGACGAGCGCTTCCGGACGGATCGCCATGGTGCTGAATCCGACCGGCATCGGCGCGCTGTTGCCGCACCTGAATCATCCGGAGGAGAAGCCCTTCAAGCGCTTCGGGCTCATGGACAAGTTCACCGACGAGCTGATGTGGCTCGGCGACAGCATGGCCGCACTTCGGGTCTATGACGTGCTCCGCGCCGTCGAGCTTGCCGCAGGCTTATCCAACGTTGACATGACGGACATCCGTCTCTATGGAAGCGGCCGGTACGGGATCTACGCCCTGCTGGCGGCGCTGCTGGACCCGCGGATCCGGAGCGTACAGACCGTGAACCGGATGGACAGCCTCGCAGGCTGGATCCGGGAGCCGTTCTATGACGAGACGGACTCGCTCAGCTTCATCCTGCCGGGCATGCTCCGGCACTTCGACCTGCCGGATGCCGAGGCGTGGCTTCGGGAGGAAGGCAGGCTGGGGGAAGCGGCGGCAGAAGTGACAGGGCAGCGGGGTGCAGGCCATCCCGCCGCAGGATAA
- a CDS encoding Gfo/Idh/MocA family protein, whose translation MAKKRYVICGVSARANGMFIRAMLDTYQAHCEIVGLLDADPARFTNCFNKFPALAGLPVYPPERFDDMIRETKPDVLIVAGADHTHADYIVKGLELNLDVISEKPMVTTGEDCRRVLEAQRESRGTLHVAFNYRYAPIHTRIKELILEGRVGRVTSVDLNWYLDTYHGASYFKRWNRKRSRSGGLSIHKSTHHFDLVNWWIGQQPVEAFSYGALHYYGSQGELNPSPKDGRHCGTCQEKTQCTYFMRWSSRSKETQPPDDHLGNVEVKPSSYTGYRADACIFDSDIDIEDTYSAVVKYDKGALLSYSVNFSLPYEGYRLAINGTRGRIETQETVSGRAAFTVPPQTIDYYPLFGGKETIHVVPRPGGHGGGDPLLLEDLFLGPDPLRSYDILAGAEAGAASVLTGEAVWTSVKSGRPVRLNELLGTAAEPAQTKGG comes from the coding sequence GTGGCCAAAAAACGCTATGTGATCTGCGGCGTCAGTGCGAGGGCAAACGGGATGTTCATTCGTGCGATGCTCGACACGTACCAGGCGCACTGCGAGATCGTGGGGCTGCTCGATGCGGACCCGGCTCGCTTTACGAACTGCTTCAACAAGTTTCCGGCACTCGCCGGACTGCCGGTCTATCCGCCGGAACGCTTCGACGACATGATCCGCGAGACGAAGCCGGATGTGCTCATCGTCGCCGGGGCCGATCACACCCATGCCGATTACATCGTCAAGGGACTGGAGTTGAACCTGGATGTCATTTCGGAGAAGCCGATGGTGACAACGGGGGAGGACTGCCGCCGGGTGCTGGAGGCCCAAAGGGAGAGCCGGGGGACTCTTCATGTCGCCTTCAACTACCGGTATGCTCCGATACATACGCGAATCAAGGAGCTGATTCTCGAAGGGCGGGTCGGCCGGGTGACCTCGGTCGATCTCAACTGGTATCTCGACACGTATCACGGGGCAAGCTATTTCAAACGGTGGAACCGGAAGCGCAGCCGCTCGGGCGGACTTTCCATCCATAAGAGCACCCATCATTTTGACCTGGTGAACTGGTGGATCGGACAGCAGCCCGTGGAAGCGTTCTCATATGGGGCGCTCCATTATTATGGTTCCCAGGGGGAACTCAATCCATCGCCGAAGGACGGGCGGCACTGCGGGACCTGTCAAGAGAAGACGCAGTGCACCTACTTTATGCGGTGGTCCTCGCGGAGCAAGGAGACGCAGCCGCCGGACGATCATCTTGGGAACGTGGAGGTCAAGCCGAGCAGCTACACCGGCTACCGGGCCGACGCCTGTATTTTCGACAGCGACATCGATATCGAGGATACGTATTCGGCCGTGGTCAAGTACGACAAGGGGGCGCTGCTCAGCTATTCGGTCAACTTCTCCCTGCCATATGAAGGTTACCGGCTCGCGATCAACGGGACCAGGGGAAGGATCGAAACCCAGGAAACCGTCTCCGGGCGTGCGGCGTTCACCGTTCCTCCGCAGACGATCGACTATTATCCGCTGTTCGGCGGGAAGGAAACGATTCATGTTGTCCCCCGTCCCGGGGGGCATGGAGGCGGTGATCCGCTGCTGCTCGAGGATCTGTTCCTCGGCCCGGACCCGCTGCGTTCCTATGATATTCTGGCCGGTGCGGAGGCCGGGGCCGCATCCGTATTGACCGGCGAAGCGGTCTGGACCTCCGTGAAGAGCGGCAGGCCCGTCCGGTTGAACGAACTGCTCGGCACCGCTGCGGAGCCTGCGCAAACCAAGGGGGGATGA